A window from Ruminiclostridium josui JCM 17888 encodes these proteins:
- a CDS encoding PFL family protein produces the protein MLGPFEVLETIEMIQKENLDIRTITMGISLRDCCHSDIDISCKKIYDKITKYAEKLVVTGENIEREYGIPIINKRISVTPIALVAESCESDEYVKFAEALDKAAQTVGVNFIGGFSSLVHKGYTVGDKRLIQSIPEALSRTKLVCSSVNVASTKAGINMDAVAEMGRVIKKCAELTADNGALACAKLVVFANAVEDNPFMAGAFHGIGEPECVINVGVSGPGVVKCALEKVKGADFGTVSETIKKTAFKITRMGQLVAQEASRRLNVPFGIVDLSLAPTPAIGDSVAYILEEMGLEKCGTHGTTAALALLNDAVKKGGVMASSYVGGLSGAFIPVSEDAGMINAALSGALTLEKLEAMTCVCSVGLDMIVVPGDTSAETISAIIADEAAIGVVNTKTTAVRIIPAPGKKVGDKVEFGGLLGSGPVMKVNPFSSSEFINRGGRIPAPMHSLKN, from the coding sequence ATGTTAGGTCCTTTTGAAGTACTAGAAACCATAGAAATGATTCAAAAAGAAAATCTTGATATAAGAACAATTACCATGGGAATTTCATTAAGGGATTGTTGTCATTCCGATATAGATATTTCATGTAAGAAGATTTACGATAAGATAACCAAATATGCTGAAAAGCTTGTTGTTACCGGAGAAAATATAGAAAGGGAGTATGGTATCCCCATAATAAATAAAAGAATATCAGTTACTCCCATTGCTCTTGTAGCTGAAAGCTGTGAAAGTGACGAGTATGTGAAGTTTGCGGAAGCGCTGGACAAGGCTGCTCAAACTGTGGGTGTAAATTTTATAGGAGGATTTTCATCTCTTGTTCATAAGGGTTATACAGTAGGTGATAAGAGACTTATTCAATCTATTCCTGAAGCCTTAAGCCGAACAAAACTCGTTTGCTCATCTGTAAATGTTGCTTCTACAAAAGCTGGTATAAATATGGATGCCGTGGCTGAAATGGGCAGGGTTATAAAGAAATGTGCTGAATTGACCGCAGATAACGGAGCACTTGCATGTGCAAAGCTTGTTGTTTTTGCAAATGCTGTAGAAGACAATCCGTTTATGGCCGGTGCTTTTCATGGTATCGGAGAACCCGAATGTGTTATAAATGTTGGTGTAAGTGGACCCGGCGTTGTAAAATGTGCTTTGGAAAAGGTTAAGGGTGCGGATTTTGGAACTGTTTCTGAAACTATAAAGAAGACTGCTTTTAAGATAACAAGGATGGGACAGCTGGTAGCTCAGGAGGCATCCAGAAGGTTAAATGTTCCTTTTGGTATTGTTGATTTATCTTTGGCACCTACTCCTGCAATTGGAGACAGTGTTGCGTATATTCTTGAAGAAATGGGCCTTGAGAAGTGTGGAACTCATGGAACTACTGCGGCTCTAGCTCTTTTAAATGATGCAGTTAAAAAGGGAGGAGTAATGGCTTCTTCCTACGTTGGAGGTCTTAGCGGTGCTTTTATCCCTGTAAGTGAAGATGCTGGAATGATTAATGCAGCTCTTTCAGGGGCATTAACTCTGGAAAAGCTTGAAGCAATGACTTGTGTATGTTCAGTAGGACTTGACATGATTGTTGTTCCCGGTGATACTAGTGCCGAAACCATTTCTGCAATAATTGCAGACGAAGCTGCAATCGGTGTGGTGAATACAAAAACCACTGCTGTCAGAATAATTCCTGCTCCGGGTAAGAAGGTTGGAGATAAGGTTGAGTTTGGAGGGCTGCTGGGCTCAGGTCCTGTTATGAAAGTAAATCCTTTCAGTAGTAGTGAGTTTATTAATAGAGGCGGAAGGATTCCGGCTCCAATGCACAGCCTGAAAAACTAA
- a CDS encoding CheR family methyltransferase, translating to MDYEGFKEEIFKMTKINLTLYKEKQMKRRIDALIRKNNYNTYKDYVQALKDNKELFKEFINYLTINVSEFYRNPDQWSVLEKEIFPLLLSKKKKLTIWSAACSTGDEPYTLVMVLNKLLPLSSIKILATDIDMGAIEKAKAGIYNAKSVENLPQEFKNKYFTILGESYKIKDEIKNCVEFKQHNLLRDPYPTNIDLIVCRNVLIYFTEEAKTEIYKKFNMSLNPQGILFVGSTEQLIMANKYNFKSLKTFFYIKDSDNFNYPV from the coding sequence ATGGATTACGAAGGCTTTAAAGAAGAAATATTCAAAATGACTAAGATAAATCTTACTCTCTACAAAGAAAAGCAAATGAAAAGAAGAATTGATGCTCTAATAAGAAAGAATAATTATAATACATACAAGGATTATGTTCAAGCATTAAAAGATAATAAGGAATTGTTCAAAGAATTTATAAATTACCTTACGATAAATGTTTCTGAGTTTTACAGGAATCCCGACCAATGGTCAGTTTTAGAGAAAGAGATTTTTCCACTTTTGCTGAGCAAAAAAAAGAAGCTGACAATATGGAGTGCCGCATGTTCTACAGGAGATGAACCATATACCCTTGTTATGGTACTCAATAAACTTTTGCCTCTTAGCTCTATAAAGATACTAGCAACAGATATAGACATGGGTGCTATAGAAAAGGCAAAAGCTGGTATATATAATGCCAAAAGTGTCGAGAATTTACCACAGGAGTTTAAAAACAAGTATTTTACAATTTTGGGTGAGAGTTATAAAATAAAGGATGAAATAAAAAATTGCGTAGAGTTCAAACAGCACAATCTTTTAAGAGACCCTTATCCTACCAACATTGATTTAATAGTATGTAGAAACGTATTGATTTACTTTACAGAGGAAGCGAAAACAGAAATATACAAAAAATTCAATATGTCATTAAATCCTCAAGGTATACTTTTTGTAGGAAGTACGGAACAGCTTATAATGGCGAATAAGTACAATTTTAAGTCACTGAAGACATTTTTCTATATAAAGGACTCAGATAATTTTAATTATCCGGTTTAG
- a CDS encoding HutP family protein, producing MVNEGFGSKEIASAAIRIALTNDRATEKKLQQEFMQTGISTAAVDYGGEFISSVMKIVERAVVSSKREGVISESHAEQGAVAGATREAISQIMPKAIGLNVGGKIGIARYKDHVSVAVFFGIGLLNLNEVSIGLGHRAV from the coding sequence ATGGTTAATGAAGGATTTGGAAGCAAAGAAATAGCAAGTGCAGCAATAAGAATTGCACTAACCAATGACAGGGCAACTGAAAAGAAGCTTCAGCAAGAATTTATGCAAACAGGAATTAGTACTGCTGCTGTTGACTACGGTGGGGAGTTTATTTCATCGGTAATGAAGATTGTGGAGAGAGCAGTTGTATCCTCAAAACGTGAAGGAGTAATTAGCGAAAGTCATGCAGAGCAGGGGGCAGTTGCAGGTGCAACAAGAGAGGCCATATCGCAGATTATGCCAAAAGCAATAGGTCTGAATGTCGGCGGAAAAATCGGAATAGCAAGGTATAAGGACCATGTAAGTGTTGCCGTGTTTTTCGGTATTGGACTTCTGAATTTAAATGAGGTTTCAATAGGACTAGGACATAGAGCAGTATAA
- the murD gene encoding UDP-N-acetylmuramoyl-L-alanine--D-glutamate ligase, translating to MNNKLEQFKKDVINKKVAVMGIGISNIPLIKYLVNFGVDVTAFDKSPEEKLTDAFNELKGLPVKYSVGPDYLSELNGFDLIFRTPGMRPDLPELVQAVENGAELTSEMEVFLKLCPAQVFAVTGSDGKTTTTTLIYKILTEEGYNCWLGGNIGTPLLSKIDDVAETDKVVLELSSFQLMTIRDCPSVAVITNITPNHLDVHKSLQEYIDAKKNIFINQKENDKLVLNYDNEITRSFNYEARGEHVYFSRLKNLDVGVVYQDGKIIVKKENSSTEIVEGDKIKIPGVHNIENYMAATAATIDYVRPETIAKVAATFNGVEHRIELVRELNGVKFYNSSIDSSPSRTIAALKTFKNKVILIAGGKDKGIPYDSIGEIIDEKVKCLLLIGATASRIEEAYKNYLQQRDIEDEIKIIHCDSYEEVVQKAYEEAKPGDCVILSPASTSFDMFKNFEHRGNVFKELVNKLK from the coding sequence ATGAATAATAAGCTGGAACAGTTCAAGAAAGACGTTATAAATAAAAAGGTTGCTGTTATGGGAATAGGTATAAGTAATATTCCCTTAATTAAATATCTTGTAAATTTTGGTGTAGATGTAACTGCATTTGATAAATCACCAGAAGAAAAGCTTACAGATGCTTTCAATGAACTAAAAGGATTGCCTGTTAAATATAGTGTTGGGCCTGATTATCTTTCTGAGTTAAATGGATTTGATTTGATATTTCGTACACCGGGAATGAGACCCGATTTACCGGAACTAGTTCAGGCTGTAGAGAATGGTGCTGAACTTACATCAGAAATGGAAGTATTTCTAAAGTTATGTCCTGCACAGGTTTTTGCGGTTACAGGCAGTGATGGAAAAACCACTACGACTACCTTAATATATAAGATACTCACGGAAGAAGGTTATAATTGCTGGCTTGGGGGTAATATAGGGACACCTCTGCTAAGTAAAATAGATGATGTTGCAGAAACGGACAAGGTAGTATTGGAATTAAGCAGTTTCCAATTAATGACAATTAGAGACTGTCCGTCAGTTGCAGTTATTACAAACATAACTCCAAATCACCTTGATGTTCATAAGTCTTTACAAGAGTATATTGATGCTAAAAAGAACATATTTATTAATCAAAAGGAAAATGATAAGCTTGTTCTCAATTATGATAATGAAATCACAAGGAGTTTTAATTATGAGGCACGTGGGGAACATGTTTATTTTTCACGACTTAAAAATCTTGACGTAGGCGTTGTATATCAAGATGGCAAAATAATAGTTAAAAAAGAAAACAGCAGTACAGAAATTGTAGAAGGTGACAAAATTAAGATACCCGGAGTTCATAACATAGAGAATTACATGGCTGCAACTGCAGCGACTATAGATTATGTTAGACCTGAGACCATAGCAAAGGTTGCCGCTACATTTAATGGAGTTGAACATAGAATAGAATTGGTAAGGGAGCTTAATGGGGTAAAATTCTACAATAGTTCTATTGATAGCAGTCCTTCAAGAACAATAGCAGCATTAAAAACCTTCAAAAATAAAGTAATTCTTATTGCGGGAGGAAAAGATAAGGGAATACCATATGATTCCATAGGAGAAATTATCGACGAGAAGGTAAAATGTCTGTTGCTAATAGGAGCTACTGCTTCAAGAATCGAGGAAGCATATAAGAATTATCTCCAGCAAAGGGACATAGAAGATGAGATAAAAATTATTCATTGTGATAGTTACGAAGAAGTTGTTCAAAAAGCATATGAAGAAGCAAAACCAGGTGACTGCGTGATTCTATCACCTGCAAGCACAAGCTTTGATATGTTTAAAAATTTTGAACACCGTGGAAACGTATTTAAAGAATTGGTTAATAAGCTTAAATAG
- a CDS encoding ACT domain-containing protein, whose protein sequence is MRAVITVIGKDKVGIIAGVSNILAECNVNILDISQTILQDVFTMIMIVDISKCSIPFHDISDKLESKGVEMGLKIQIQHEDIFNSMHRI, encoded by the coding sequence GTGAGAGCAGTAATAACAGTTATCGGTAAGGATAAAGTTGGAATAATTGCAGGTGTTAGCAACATATTGGCAGAGTGTAATGTTAATATACTTGACATATCCCAAACTATTCTCCAGGATGTATTTACTATGATAATGATTGTAGATATATCCAAATGCAGTATACCATTTCATGACATTTCTGATAAGTTAGAATCCAAGGGTGTTGAAATGGGGCTGAAAATACAGATTCAGCACGAAGATATTTTTAATTCAATGCATAGGATATGA
- a CDS encoding putative DNA modification/repair radical SAM protein: protein MDLNEKLGILADAAKYDVSCSSSGGTRKNKNGVGDSHACGICHTWADDGRCVSLLKILLSNECIYDCVYCINRSSNDVPRASFTAEEVIELTMNFYRRNYIEGLFLSSAVLKNPSHTMELMLEIVKKLRTQHKFFGYIHIKAIPGADERLINEAGMYVDRMSVNIELPSDKGLEVLAPQKPKKALLKPMHQISNKIIESKENKRLFKKSESFVPAGQSTQLIVGATPDKDLSILKLSEALYSNFNLKRVYYSAFVPTVTDPRLPALIKPPLLREHRLYQADWLLRFYGFEADELLSKTNPNFNPELDPKADWALRNLHLFPIEVNSAEYEMLLRVPGIGVKSAQRIIAARRVGRLTFDNLKRIGVVLKRAGHFVTCQGKTYESYSSNEAIVKDSLISAKLQPKSKKSVAGQMSLFSFVNDSEADESLSEFLLTESPSNSRQWLSYFNQPQDGRLLLSDIHL, encoded by the coding sequence ATGGACTTGAATGAAAAATTAGGTATATTAGCAGATGCAGCGAAATATGACGTTTCATGTTCATCCAGCGGTGGGACAAGAAAAAATAAAAACGGTGTAGGAGACAGTCATGCATGTGGAATATGTCATACATGGGCAGATGATGGAAGATGTGTTTCTCTGCTTAAAATTCTGTTGTCAAATGAATGTATCTACGACTGCGTATACTGTATAAACAGGTCTTCAAATGACGTGCCTCGTGCCAGCTTTACGGCTGAGGAAGTTATAGAGCTTACCATGAATTTTTATAGAAGAAACTATATAGAAGGACTTTTCTTAAGCTCCGCTGTTTTAAAAAATCCAAGCCATACCATGGAATTAATGCTTGAAATTGTAAAAAAACTTCGTACCCAACACAAATTTTTTGGTTATATACATATAAAAGCTATTCCCGGAGCTGATGAAAGGCTTATTAACGAAGCCGGAATGTACGTTGACAGAATGAGCGTAAACATAGAACTGCCATCTGACAAAGGCCTTGAAGTACTTGCCCCTCAAAAGCCCAAAAAAGCTTTGCTAAAACCAATGCATCAAATAAGCAACAAAATAATCGAATCCAAAGAAAATAAGAGATTATTTAAGAAGAGCGAATCTTTTGTACCGGCTGGACAAAGTACACAACTTATTGTGGGGGCAACACCAGATAAGGATTTAAGCATTTTAAAACTCTCAGAAGCCTTGTACAGCAATTTTAACCTCAAGAGGGTTTACTACTCGGCTTTTGTACCAACAGTCACAGATCCCAGACTTCCTGCTCTTATTAAGCCTCCCCTTTTACGTGAACATAGATTGTATCAGGCCGACTGGCTTTTGAGGTTTTATGGGTTTGAAGCTGATGAATTACTAAGCAAAACTAATCCAAATTTTAATCCTGAGCTTGATCCTAAAGCTGACTGGGCTTTAAGGAATTTGCATTTATTTCCCATAGAGGTAAATTCTGCAGAATATGAAATGCTTTTGAGAGTACCTGGTATAGGTGTTAAATCTGCACAAAGAATTATTGCTGCCAGAAGAGTCGGTAGATTAACTTTTGATAACTTAAAAAGAATTGGAGTAGTTTTGAAACGTGCAGGACACTTTGTAACCTGTCAGGGTAAAACTTATGAGAGTTACAGTTCAAACGAAGCTATTGTAAAAGACTCCTTGATAAGTGCAAAACTTCAGCCCAAAAGCAAAAAGTCTGTTGCAGGACAAATGTCATTATTTTCATTTGTAAATGATAGTGAAGCCGATGAAAGCTTGTCAGAATTTCTTCTAACAGAATCTCCTTCAAATAGTCGTCAATGGCTCAGCTATTTCAATCAACCACAGGATGGGAGGCTTTTGCTAAGTGATATACATTTATGA
- the cmk gene encoding (d)CMP kinase, whose product MPKSIAIDGPAGAGKSTIAKKVSAELGFIYLDTGAMYRAVALKAIESGVDTKAREDLIKIIDNINIAITHDDNIQKIFLDGRDVSEDIRTGEVSAGAANVAAIKEVRLKMVELQRKIASDKDVVMDGRDIGSYVLPQANLKIFLTADIEERAKRRYEELVLKGQQVNLDDVREDIRNRDNNDMSRAFAPLKKVPDALEIDSTSMTIDEVAERILYFYKNYASN is encoded by the coding sequence ATGCCAAAAAGCATAGCAATAGATGGTCCGGCAGGCGCCGGAAAAAGTACAATTGCCAAAAAGGTTTCAGCGGAGCTTGGGTTTATATATCTTGATACTGGAGCAATGTATAGGGCAGTAGCCTTGAAGGCAATAGAAAGTGGTGTTGACACCAAGGCAAGGGAAGATTTAATTAAAATAATAGATAATATAAATATAGCAATCACACATGATGACAATATCCAGAAGATTTTCTTGGATGGTCGTGATGTTTCAGAGGATATAAGAACGGGAGAAGTATCTGCCGGTGCCGCAAACGTGGCAGCTATAAAAGAAGTAAGACTAAAAATGGTTGAACTTCAAAGGAAGATTGCATCTGACAAAGATGTTGTTATGGACGGCAGGGATATAGGTTCATATGTACTGCCACAGGCAAATCTAAAGATATTTTTAACTGCAGATATTGAAGAAAGAGCTAAGCGGAGATATGAAGAACTGGTTTTAAAAGGGCAGCAGGTTAATTTGGATGATGTCAGAGAGGATATTCGCAATAGAGACAATAACGATATGTCAAGAGCTTTTGCTCCTCTGAAAAAAGTGCCGGATGCACTTGAGATAGATTCTACTTCCATGACAATTGATGAAGTAGCTGAGAGAATACTTTACTTCTATAAAAATTATGCAAGTAACTAA
- a CDS encoding TIGR03915 family putative DNA repair protein produces the protein MIYIYDGTWDCFLTAIHHYYYDKQDVSNIESSLCYKPNLIDEYRTITTDIIKAKAVEEAILHKISAESLENIQRCFFSEIEGREIWILKYIRMGFKIGSRIDSMLGDKTVLDVLIPARKVGLECHRMLGLIRFELLEGGIYYSKIQPDHNIISFISPHFKNRFSDQNWIIHDTKRKIASLYNTKKMLLSYMDLSNIPELHSDELKFQALWKNYYKHIAIKNRINPKLQKNFMPKRYWKNLTEKKPD, from the coding sequence GTGATATACATTTATGACGGAACATGGGATTGCTTTTTGACAGCAATTCATCATTATTATTATGACAAGCAGGATGTTTCAAATATTGAATCGAGCCTTTGCTATAAACCAAATCTTATTGACGAATACAGAACCATAACTACTGATATTATAAAGGCTAAGGCCGTAGAAGAAGCAATACTGCACAAGATTTCAGCAGAAAGTCTTGAAAATATTCAAAGATGTTTTTTTTCCGAAATTGAAGGTCGCGAAATTTGGATTTTAAAATACATTCGTATGGGTTTTAAAATAGGCAGCCGTATAGACAGTATGCTTGGTGACAAAACTGTTTTGGATGTGCTGATTCCTGCCAGAAAAGTAGGCCTTGAATGTCATAGAATGCTGGGGTTGATTCGTTTTGAGCTTTTAGAAGGTGGTATTTATTATTCAAAAATCCAGCCTGACCATAATATAATATCTTTCATATCTCCCCACTTTAAAAACCGCTTTTCTGACCAGAACTGGATAATTCATGATACAAAACGTAAAATTGCTTCTTTGTATAACACAAAAAAAATGCTTCTTTCCTATATGGATTTGTCCAATATACCTGAATTACACTCTGATGAACTTAAATTCCAAGCACTTTGGAAAAATTATTATAAGCATATAGCAATAAAGAATAGAATAAATCCTAAACTTCAAAAGAATTTTATGCCAAAACGTTATTGGAAAAATCTTACAGAGAAAAAACCGGACTAA
- the aroH gene encoding chorismate mutase produces the protein MAVRAIRGAITVTENTKESIWEGTKELLAEIIERNSLENKDIISVIFTVTQDLNATFPAVAARQIGWNDIPLMCTSEINVPGSLEKCIRVLIHINTEKSNIEINHVYLKGAQVLRPDLVE, from the coding sequence ATGGCTGTAAGAGCGATAAGAGGGGCAATAACCGTAACAGAAAATACAAAAGAGTCAATTTGGGAAGGAACAAAAGAGCTTCTTGCAGAAATAATAGAAAGAAATTCTTTAGAAAATAAAGATATAATAAGTGTAATATTTACTGTTACACAGGATTTGAATGCAACTTTTCCGGCAGTAGCTGCAAGGCAAATAGGTTGGAATGACATTCCACTTATGTGTACAAGCGAAATCAATGTTCCGGGCAGTTTGGAGAAATGTATACGGGTGCTGATACACATTAATACTGAAAAGAGTAATATAGAAATTAATCATGTTTATCTCAAAGGGGCTCAGGTATTAAGACCTGACTTAGTTGAGTAG
- a CDS encoding carbon-nitrogen hydrolase family protein — translation MKTNIKLGLCQMTVSDNKDDNLKKAASMLDECCKLGADIAILPEMFNCPYDTKMFPLYTENLENSKTLSVISDSAKYNNMYIVAGTIPESSDGCIYNTSVMFDREGNIIAIHRKVHLFDINIKGGIVFRESDVLTAGKSVTVAETEFGRVGIGICFDMRFTELYSKMTEAGAKIIITPASFNMTTGPAHWDLLVRARALDNQVFHAAVSSARNSKADYVSYGNSMVCDPWGSIISRADEKEGIMIADIDLKMVNSVRSQIPVNKIID, via the coding sequence ATGAAAACTAATATTAAACTTGGGTTATGTCAAATGACTGTTTCGGATAATAAGGATGATAACTTGAAAAAAGCAGCGTCCATGCTTGATGAATGTTGTAAACTTGGCGCAGATATAGCAATACTTCCTGAAATGTTTAATTGTCCCTATGACACAAAGATGTTTCCTTTATATACTGAAAATCTAGAAAATAGTAAAACTCTATCAGTTATTTCAGATTCGGCTAAGTATAATAATATGTACATAGTGGCGGGCACTATTCCTGAGAGTTCCGATGGGTGTATATATAACACATCTGTTATGTTTGACAGAGAGGGTAACATAATTGCAATACATAGAAAAGTACATCTTTTTGATATAAATATTAAGGGTGGCATTGTATTTAGGGAATCGGATGTTTTAACAGCGGGAAAGTCGGTTACTGTTGCTGAAACTGAATTTGGACGTGTAGGCATTGGGATTTGTTTTGATATGCGTTTTACCGAGCTTTACTCAAAAATGACTGAAGCAGGAGCAAAAATTATTATTACACCGGCTTCATTCAATATGACAACAGGCCCTGCACACTGGGATTTGCTTGTGAGGGCAAGAGCACTCGATAATCAGGTTTTTCATGCAGCGGTTTCTTCTGCAAGGAATTCAAAGGCTGATTATGTGTCTTATGGAAATTCCATGGTATGTGATCCTTGGGGGAGTATTATTTCAAGGGCGGATGAAAAAGAGGGAATAATGATTGCTGATATTGACCTTAAGATGGTAAATAGTGTACGCAGTCAAATTCCGGTTAATAAGATTATAGATTAG
- a CDS encoding bifunctional 4-hydroxy-3-methylbut-2-enyl diphosphate reductase/30S ribosomal protein S1, whose translation MELVIAKTAGFCFGVNNAVNIVYDLATNSEHKIYTLGPIIHNEQVVQKLTEYGVSTINNPEEAEAPAKVVIRAHGVGPQVIERLKTRGLEVVDASCPYVEKIHDLVNKKYKEGYQIIIAGDKTHPEIIGINGWCDNSAFIIENEDNVDDLPDIKKKICIVAQTTFIRDKWEKIINRLNKRFENVLKFDTICNATDKRQTEAEKISKIVDMMLVIGGNNSSNTNKLYQICKANCDNTLKVQTADDIPSVDIKKIKKIGITAGASTPDWVIKEVIHKMSELNRQDLEMSFADAFESSLVTLTTGQITKGKIIGYNHNEVFIDMGYKSDGIIPMQEFSDDPDFNPEKSLKVGDEIDVFVVRVNDGEGNVLLSKKRVDAVKGWDIIESAFENKQPIKVKITEKVNGGVIGNASGVRVFIPASQLSDRFVKDLSEFVKQVLQVEIIELNKQKRKVVGSARTLIEKSKEAASNEIWNNIEIGKTYKGQVKSLMDFGAFVDIGGVDGLVHLSELSWSKIKHPSEVVNVGDEIIVSVLDFDKEKKRISLGYKKQADNPWVKAVEKYQVGNVVSGKVVRLVPFGAFVELEEGIDGLVHISQISSVRLGKPGDVLTVGQQVEAKVIEFDAESKKISLSIKEVNPIDPVGAKKEEGLSAAEEEELPKEHIEDMTTTIGESIKG comes from the coding sequence ATGGAACTGGTTATTGCAAAAACCGCTGGCTTTTGCTTTGGAGTAAATAATGCGGTTAATATAGTATATGATTTGGCAACAAATTCAGAACATAAAATATATACACTTGGACCAATAATTCATAATGAACAGGTAGTACAAAAACTTACAGAATATGGTGTTTCTACAATAAACAATCCGGAAGAGGCAGAAGCACCTGCAAAAGTTGTTATAAGAGCTCATGGTGTAGGTCCACAGGTAATTGAAAGATTGAAAACTCGGGGGCTTGAGGTAGTAGACGCTTCATGTCCTTATGTAGAAAAAATACATGACTTAGTTAACAAAAAGTACAAAGAAGGTTACCAGATAATTATTGCAGGTGACAAAACCCATCCTGAAATAATAGGAATAAACGGATGGTGCGATAACAGTGCTTTTATCATTGAAAACGAGGATAATGTTGATGATTTGCCGGATATAAAAAAAAAGATATGTATTGTTGCACAAACTACATTTATTCGTGATAAATGGGAAAAAATTATAAATAGATTAAATAAAAGGTTTGAAAATGTTTTAAAATTTGATACAATATGTAATGCGACAGACAAAAGACAAACTGAAGCAGAAAAAATTTCGAAAATAGTTGACATGATGTTGGTTATTGGCGGAAATAATAGTTCTAATACTAATAAACTTTATCAAATTTGCAAGGCAAATTGTGATAATACATTAAAAGTACAAACAGCCGATGATATTCCATCGGTTGATATAAAAAAAATTAAAAAAATTGGTATTACTGCAGGGGCGTCAACACCTGACTGGGTAATCAAGGAGGTTATTCATAAAATGAGTGAATTAAATAGACAGGATTTGGAAATGAGCTTTGCTGATGCTTTTGAAAGCTCACTTGTAACTTTGACTACGGGTCAGATTACAAAAGGTAAAATTATTGGATATAACCATAACGAAGTATTTATTGACATGGGGTATAAATCAGACGGAATAATTCCAATGCAGGAGTTTTCTGATGATCCGGACTTTAATCCTGAAAAATCACTTAAGGTTGGAGACGAGATTGACGTTTTTGTAGTACGTGTAAACGATGGTGAAGGCAACGTTCTTCTGAGCAAGAAGAGAGTTGATGCCGTTAAAGGCTGGGATATAATTGAAAGTGCATTTGAGAACAAACAGCCTATAAAGGTTAAAATTACTGAAAAGGTTAACGGCGGTGTAATAGGTAATGCTAGTGGGGTTAGAGTATTTATTCCTGCTTCACAGCTCAGTGACAGATTTGTTAAGGATCTTTCTGAATTTGTAAAACAAGTTTTACAGGTTGAGATTATAGAATTAAATAAGCAGAAAAGAAAAGTTGTGGGTTCAGCAAGAACTTTAATTGAAAAGAGCAAGGAAGCTGCATCCAATGAAATATGGAATAATATAGAAATCGGAAAAACTTACAAAGGTCAAGTTAAGAGTCTTATGGACTTTGGTGCTTTTGTAGATATTGGCGGAGTAGACGGACTTGTTCATCTTAGCGAACTTTCATGGAGCAAGATAAAGCATCCATCAGAGGTTGTTAATGTTGGAGATGAAATAATTGTTTCGGTACTGGATTTTGACAAGGAAAAGAAACGTATTTCACTGGGCTACAAGAAACAAGCAGACAATCCATGGGTTAAAGCTGTAGAAAAATATCAGGTAGGTAACGTAGTATCTGGTAAGGTTGTAAGACTTGTACCATTTGGTGCATTTGTTGAACTTGAAGAAGGAATTGACGGATTAGTTCATATCTCTCAGATTTCATCAGTTCGCTTAGGCAAACCTGGTGATGTTTTGACAGTTGGTCAGCAGGTTGAAGCAAAGGTAATTGAATTTGATGCGGAATCAAAGAAAATTAGCCTTAGCATAAAGGAAGTTAACCCAATTGATCCTGTAGGAGCAAAAAAGGAAGAAGGCCTTTCAGCAGCTGAAGAGGAAGAACTTCCAAAAGAACATATTGAAGATATGACTACTACAATTGGTGAGAGCATTAAAGGATAA